One Synechococcus sp. JA-2-3B'a(2-13) genomic window carries:
- a CDS encoding OmpA family protein: MSFRADLQRFAFAVLTALLVQAGPARADLPGTADPPGLKRFAGSSIVFQSQADYDRFKLALEKIVFSGAMGAVQPYRSQTVEGRRITTYYRLPERVAPLEALLNYETELKESGFEILFSGLGEEIETLGYNNQIAHEILNMKGTYSTPEERAQWPFQNARENTAAYLAARGKSPEGDERFVSAYFVVNTDDWEITRGSGQIPTGITLGRVDVVDVKPRQQRLELVESITSGEINQAISRDGRIALYGILFAYDSDQIEAAAEPTLAEIAKLMRERTDLSILVVGHTDATGSFDYNLGLSRRRAEAVVNRLVQLGIEQRRLYPVGVGFSAPVASNTTEEGRAKNRRVELVDLAGGRIP; the protein is encoded by the coding sequence ATGTCTTTTCGCGCAGATTTACAGCGTTTTGCCTTCGCTGTGCTAACAGCGCTGCTTGTCCAGGCGGGGCCGGCTCGGGCCGATCTGCCCGGAACGGCGGATCCTCCGGGGCTCAAGCGCTTTGCAGGATCCAGCATTGTGTTTCAATCGCAGGCCGACTACGACCGCTTTAAGTTAGCCCTTGAAAAAATCGTCTTCAGTGGCGCGATGGGAGCTGTGCAGCCGTACCGGTCTCAAACTGTCGAAGGGCGTCGCATCACGACCTATTACCGACTGCCGGAGCGGGTTGCCCCTCTTGAGGCGCTGCTCAACTACGAAACCGAACTGAAAGAGTCCGGCTTTGAGATCCTCTTCTCCGGCTTGGGGGAGGAGATTGAGACCCTTGGCTACAACAACCAGATTGCTCACGAGATCCTCAATATGAAGGGCACCTACAGCACGCCGGAAGAACGGGCCCAGTGGCCGTTTCAGAACGCCAGAGAAAACACTGCTGCCTATTTAGCCGCACGTGGCAAGTCCCCCGAAGGCGATGAGCGATTCGTGAGCGCCTACTTTGTGGTCAATACCGATGACTGGGAGATCACCCGCGGCAGTGGGCAGATCCCGACCGGGATTACTCTGGGGCGAGTGGATGTCGTCGATGTCAAGCCCCGCCAGCAACGCCTGGAGCTGGTTGAAAGCATCACAAGCGGCGAGATCAATCAAGCCATCAGCCGCGATGGCCGGATCGCCCTCTACGGCATTCTCTTTGCCTATGACTCGGATCAGATTGAAGCGGCTGCCGAGCCCACCCTTGCCGAGATCGCCAAGCTGATGCGCGAGCGCACCGACCTCAGCATCCTCGTGGTCGGTCATACCGATGCAACCGGTAGCTTCGACTACAACCTAGGTCTCTCGCGGCGCCGGGCCGAGGCGGTTGTCAACCGGTTGGTTCAGCTGGGTATCGAGCAACGTCGACTCTATCCGGTTGGTGTGGGGTTCTCTGCTCCTGTGGCCAGCAACACCACTGAGGAAGGCCGGGCGAAGAATCGCCGCGTGGAGTTGGTGGATCTGGCGGGTGGCAGAATCCCCTAG
- a CDS encoding 1-acyl-sn-glycerol-3-phosphate acyltransferase — MQQKVQPPLKFLPPRLTPWVVRFAQAGLPFWLRWTKGIPRVEVEGGERLAQLYQQFEAGKIRLLVAFRHPTLDDPPCLMYLFAHLLPQVAQRQGIGFRGRPHVLFVYDRGLPLWLGSVARWGLPRLGGIPILRGRLDRAGLKSSREQFVSGRYPLAVAPEGTINGMSSLLNPLEPGVAQMSFWAVEDLHKAGRPEQVLILPVGLRYSYLRDPSAALNRLLSRMEADCKLPPPRSTHASQAFLLARILRLGEHLLQVVQTFYERFYAPALPAADRAQVKEGDLLARLQSLSDLVLRVAEQHFGLEPQGDLIERRHRIEQAGWAWIYREDIADIAALSALERGLANRVAAEASFHLWHMRLAETLMVFAVRPVPEQPSLSLDELAETALRLWSLLAWIKGENPVGTAPPRLGPRLARFSIGDPLSVSERWPAYQANRRQAVQALTQDLQAEMERLIQGIPCSPVALPAA, encoded by the coding sequence ATGCAACAGAAGGTTCAGCCACCCCTCAAGTTTTTGCCACCGCGATTGACGCCTTGGGTCGTTCGTTTTGCTCAAGCAGGCTTGCCCTTTTGGTTGCGATGGACCAAAGGGATCCCTCGCGTTGAAGTGGAGGGGGGAGAGCGTTTGGCTCAGCTTTATCAGCAGTTTGAGGCGGGCAAGATTCGCCTGTTGGTGGCGTTTCGACACCCGACCCTCGATGATCCCCCCTGCTTGATGTACTTGTTTGCCCATCTTCTGCCGCAGGTGGCCCAACGCCAGGGGATCGGCTTTCGGGGCCGACCCCACGTTTTGTTTGTCTACGACCGCGGCCTACCTCTGTGGCTGGGATCCGTTGCCCGTTGGGGCTTGCCGCGCTTGGGCGGGATCCCGATTTTGCGAGGCCGTCTGGATCGGGCAGGGCTAAAGAGTTCTCGTGAGCAGTTTGTATCGGGCCGATATCCGCTGGCGGTAGCTCCAGAAGGAACGATCAACGGTATGAGCAGTCTTCTCAACCCGTTGGAGCCGGGGGTAGCCCAGATGAGCTTTTGGGCGGTGGAGGATCTGCACAAGGCGGGACGGCCAGAGCAGGTGCTGATCTTGCCGGTAGGCCTTCGCTATTCCTACCTGCGGGATCCCAGTGCCGCTCTGAATAGATTGCTCAGCCGCATGGAGGCCGATTGCAAGCTGCCACCCCCGCGCTCAACCCATGCCAGTCAGGCCTTTTTGCTGGCCCGTATTCTTCGCTTGGGAGAACACCTGCTGCAAGTCGTGCAGACCTTCTATGAGCGCTTTTATGCCCCTGCCCTTCCTGCTGCAGATAGAGCCCAAGTTAAAGAGGGGGATCTGTTGGCGCGTCTTCAAAGCTTATCGGATCTGGTCCTGCGCGTGGCCGAGCAGCATTTTGGTCTGGAGCCCCAGGGAGACTTAATCGAGCGGCGGCACCGCATCGAACAGGCGGGCTGGGCCTGGATCTACCGCGAAGATATTGCCGATATTGCTGCTCTCTCGGCTTTGGAAAGGGGGCTGGCCAATCGAGTGGCTGCTGAGGCCAGTTTTCACCTCTGGCACATGCGCTTGGCGGAAACCTTAATGGTGTTTGCGGTGCGCCCTGTACCTGAGCAGCCCAGTTTGAGTCTGGATGAGTTGGCGGAAACCGCCCTGCGCCTCTGGAGTCTGCTGGCTTGGATCAAAGGAGAAAATCCCGTCGGAACTGCTCCCCCCCGCTTGGGACCCCGCCTGGCCCGTTTCAGCATTGGGGATCCCCTCTCGGTTTCCGAACGCTGGCCCGCCTACCAGGCCAACCGCCGACAAGCCGTACAAGCCCTCACCCAAGATTTGCAAGCGGAAATGGAGCGGCTTATCCAAGGGATCCCGTGCTCTCCTGTGGCTCTTCCTGCTGCCTAA
- a CDS encoding AbrB family transcriptional regulator — protein MSDIPPQPLTGKALLQKVEALGHLPRRETAKRCGYVTMTKTNKPRVNLNEFYDAVLAAKGLSLSPSSSRDKRGREPTFRVSVHKNGQLIIGSAYTEKMNLKPGDEFEIQLGYKHIHLKQVLNGQVVEESTPSKEASPKATRGRRKKTAGA, from the coding sequence ATGTCAGATATACCACCACAACCTTTAACCGGGAAGGCTCTGCTGCAGAAGGTCGAAGCTTTGGGGCATCTTCCGCGCCGAGAAACGGCAAAGCGATGTGGCTATGTAACCATGACCAAGACCAACAAGCCTCGCGTCAACTTGAATGAGTTCTATGACGCGGTGCTGGCGGCAAAAGGTCTGAGTCTCAGCCCAAGTTCCAGCCGAGACAAGCGCGGTCGTGAGCCAACCTTTCGGGTCAGCGTTCACAAAAATGGGCAGTTGATCATTGGGTCGGCCTACACCGAAAAAATGAATCTCAAACCCGGGGATGAGTTCGAGATTCAGCTGGGTTACAAGCACATTCACCTCAAGCAAGTGCTAAACGGCCAGGTGGTGGAGGAGTCAACCCCAAGTAAAGAAGCTTCCCCCAAAGCGACTCGCGGTCGCCGGAAAAAAACTGCTGGGGCTTGA
- a CDS encoding cation-transporting P-type ATPase, protein MAKSVSPDSLPAAPWHALPEEDVARQIVAVDLPLAALLERGLSQAEVIQRQKQYGPNELKAKAATPAWVKFLQQFNQSLLYILMVAGAVKAFLGSWRNAIVIWAVVVINALIGYIQESKAEEAIAALAQSVVTEVTVIREGQKLRVPSRELVPGDVVLLSSGDKVPADLRLLSVRNLQVDESALTGESVPVEKRLGSLAEDTPLADRQNMAYAGSFVTFGQGAGVVVAIGNQTQTGRISELVEKGGSLQTPLTRKFEEFSLMLLRIILSLAGLTFLVGLAQGQGAASVFEAAVALAVSAIPEGLPTVVTVTLAIGVSRMAKRHAIIRKLPAVETLGSATVICSDKTGTLTENQMTVQAIYAGSQLYRVTGSGYSPQGQILAQEGDAPVEVDRLPVLQACLLAGCLCNDTRLQPKDNGQWEVVGDPTEAALIVAGQKAGLDMDDLQRRRPRLDSIPFESEFQYMATLHRLGPEEHCIYVKGSVEALLPRCRSQMGSQGEIQPLEEERIRQQVEALARQGLRVLAFAQKTVPSSQTRVDHPDLQEGLIFLGLQGMIDPPRPEAIAAVRSCQTAGMQVKMITGDHVLTAQAIAEQMGLGGGKPVQAYSGRDLEQLSPEEFVEAANRGSVFARVVPEQKLRLVEALQARGQIVAMTGDGVNDAPALKQADVGIAMGRGGTEVAKAAADMILTDDNFASIEAAVEEGRTVYNNLLKAIAFILPVNGGESMTILLSVLLNRELPILAIQVLWLNMINSITMTVPLAFEPSTGREMTRPPRDPNANLLSPRLLQRILLVSVFNWILIFGVFEYIEQTTGSIDLARTMAIQALVIGRIFYLLSLSQAIPTLLGRGRASQLERHERLMDTAAIAIGIGAAILLQILFSQWSLFNIIFDTAPLSWEQWGFCLLVSLPLIVVSAAANRVDPE, encoded by the coding sequence ATGGCAAAATCCGTCTCCCCTGACTCATTGCCGGCAGCTCCCTGGCACGCTCTGCCCGAAGAGGATGTTGCCCGCCAAATCGTTGCAGTGGATCTGCCTCTGGCGGCGCTTCTGGAACGGGGTCTGTCTCAAGCTGAGGTGATCCAGCGGCAGAAGCAATATGGCCCCAACGAGCTAAAGGCCAAGGCGGCTACCCCGGCCTGGGTGAAGTTTCTGCAGCAGTTCAACCAATCCTTGCTCTACATCTTGATGGTTGCCGGGGCGGTCAAGGCGTTTTTGGGATCCTGGCGCAATGCCATCGTGATCTGGGCGGTGGTGGTGATCAACGCTCTCATCGGCTACATCCAAGAGTCCAAAGCGGAGGAAGCGATCGCCGCCCTGGCCCAGTCGGTGGTGACGGAGGTTACTGTCATCCGGGAGGGGCAAAAACTGCGGGTGCCCTCGCGGGAGCTGGTGCCGGGGGATGTGGTGCTCTTGAGCTCGGGAGATAAGGTGCCCGCCGACCTGCGCTTGCTGAGCGTGCGCAACTTGCAGGTGGATGAATCGGCCCTGACCGGAGAGTCGGTGCCGGTGGAAAAACGGCTGGGATCCCTGGCGGAAGACACACCCCTAGCCGACCGCCAGAACATGGCCTATGCCGGCAGCTTTGTTACCTTCGGCCAAGGAGCAGGGGTGGTGGTGGCCATTGGCAACCAGACTCAAACAGGCCGTATCTCGGAGTTGGTCGAAAAGGGGGGATCCCTGCAAACTCCCCTAACACGCAAGTTCGAGGAATTCAGCCTCATGCTGCTCAGGATCATCCTCAGCTTGGCCGGGCTCACCTTTTTGGTGGGATTGGCTCAGGGACAGGGGGCGGCCAGTGTCTTTGAGGCGGCAGTGGCGCTGGCGGTGAGTGCTATCCCCGAAGGCTTGCCGACGGTAGTCACTGTAACCTTGGCGATTGGGGTTTCCCGCATGGCAAAACGCCACGCCATTATCCGCAAGCTGCCGGCGGTGGAGACCCTGGGCAGCGCTACGGTAATTTGCTCTGACAAAACCGGCACCCTCACGGAAAACCAGATGACGGTGCAGGCCATCTACGCCGGATCCCAGCTCTACCGAGTCACAGGCAGTGGCTACAGTCCTCAGGGACAAATCCTGGCCCAGGAGGGGGATGCTCCGGTGGAAGTGGATCGGCTGCCGGTGTTACAGGCTTGTCTCTTGGCCGGTTGCCTCTGCAACGACACCCGTCTGCAACCCAAAGACAACGGCCAGTGGGAGGTGGTAGGGGATCCCACCGAAGCTGCCCTCATTGTGGCGGGCCAAAAGGCGGGTTTGGATATGGACGATCTGCAGCGCCGCCGCCCTCGCCTGGACAGCATTCCCTTTGAATCTGAATTTCAGTACATGGCCACCTTGCACCGCCTGGGGCCAGAAGAGCACTGCATCTATGTCAAGGGATCGGTGGAAGCCCTGCTGCCCCGCTGCCGCAGCCAGATGGGATCCCAGGGGGAGATCCAGCCTCTGGAAGAGGAGCGGATTCGCCAGCAGGTGGAGGCCTTGGCACGGCAGGGGCTGCGAGTTCTGGCCTTTGCCCAAAAAACCGTCCCCAGCAGCCAAACTCGGGTGGATCACCCAGATCTGCAGGAGGGTTTAATCTTCCTCGGTTTGCAGGGAATGATTGACCCGCCGCGGCCAGAGGCCATTGCCGCCGTGCGTTCCTGTCAAACGGCTGGGATGCAGGTGAAGATGATCACCGGCGACCACGTGCTCACGGCTCAAGCCATTGCCGAGCAGATGGGCCTGGGGGGTGGAAAACCTGTGCAAGCCTACAGCGGTCGAGATCTGGAGCAGCTCAGCCCGGAGGAATTTGTGGAAGCTGCCAATCGGGGATCCGTCTTCGCGCGGGTGGTGCCAGAGCAAAAACTGCGCCTGGTGGAAGCTCTGCAAGCGCGGGGGCAGATCGTGGCCATGACCGGCGATGGCGTCAACGACGCTCCGGCCCTAAAGCAAGCAGATGTGGGGATTGCCATGGGGCGAGGCGGCACCGAAGTGGCCAAAGCTGCTGCCGACATGATCCTGACCGATGACAACTTCGCCTCCATTGAGGCAGCCGTTGAGGAGGGGCGCACGGTTTACAACAACCTGCTCAAAGCCATTGCCTTCATCCTGCCGGTGAACGGGGGGGAATCGATGACGATTCTCCTCAGCGTGCTGCTCAACCGCGAGCTCCCCATTCTGGCCATTCAAGTGCTGTGGCTAAACATGATCAACTCCATCACCATGACGGTGCCTCTTGCCTTTGAGCCGAGCACAGGCCGAGAGATGACCCGCCCGCCGCGGGATCCGAACGCCAACTTGCTCTCTCCTAGGCTGTTGCAGCGCATCCTGCTGGTGTCTGTGTTCAACTGGATCTTGATCTTCGGGGTTTTTGAATACATCGAACAAACCACCGGCAGCATTGACCTGGCCCGCACCATGGCCATCCAAGCGTTGGTGATCGGGCGCATCTTCTACTTGCTCAGCCTCAGCCAGGCCATTCCTACCCTGTTGGGCCGTGGACGTGCCAGCCAATTGGAGCGCCATGAGCGCCTCATGGATACAGCAGCCATTGCCATCGGCATTGGGGCGGCCATCCTGCTGCAGATCCTCTTCAGCCAGTGGAGCCTGTTCAACATTATCTTCGACACAGCACCCCTGTCTTGGGAGCAATGGGGCTTTTGTTTGCTGGTGAGCTTGCCACTCATCGTTGTCTCAGCGGCAGCCAATCGAGTGGATCCTGAATGA
- a CDS encoding GNAT family N-acetyltransferase: MEIRPATALDVPVLFDLICALAEYEKLSHLVTGSADLLRHYLFGPEALASALLAEVEGQAVGFALYFRNFSTFLTRPGIYLEDLFVLPEFRGRGIGKALLARVAQEAVAKGYGRLEWMVLDWNQPAIEFYRRMGAQQHPEWILNRVVGADLEALARLAKDPCRS; the protein is encoded by the coding sequence ATGGAAATCCGTCCTGCCACCGCCTTAGATGTGCCCGTTTTGTTTGACCTCATCTGCGCCTTGGCCGAGTACGAGAAGCTGAGCCACCTGGTAACGGGATCCGCTGATCTGTTGCGCCACTATTTGTTTGGCCCAGAGGCTTTGGCCTCGGCGTTGTTGGCAGAAGTGGAGGGGCAAGCGGTGGGATTTGCCCTCTACTTCCGCAATTTTTCCACGTTCCTGACCCGACCAGGGATTTACCTTGAGGATCTGTTCGTGTTGCCGGAGTTTCGCGGCAGAGGCATTGGCAAAGCGCTCTTGGCGCGGGTGGCTCAGGAGGCGGTGGCCAAAGGATATGGGCGGCTGGAGTGGATGGTTTTGGATTGGAATCAGCCGGCGATAGAGTTCTATCGACGCATGGGTGCCCAGCAACATCCCGAATGGATTCTCAACCGCGTGGTGGGTGCTGATTTGGAGGCTCTGGCTCGGCTGGCCAAGGATCCCTGTCGATCTTGA
- a CDS encoding DUF6464 family protein, with product MPTLFSDSAWDPFCRYFSRSPYLPCAVSPLGPCRCPHHAARPKDAAWAFCPQQE from the coding sequence ATGCCAACTCTCTTTTCTGACTCGGCCTGGGATCCCTTCTGCCGTTACTTTTCTCGGTCACCCTACCTGCCTTGTGCGGTGAGTCCTCTGGGCCCCTGCCGCTGCCCCCACCACGCTGCGCGTCCAAAAGATGCTGCCTGGGCGTTCTGTCCACAACAAGAATAA
- a CDS encoding Mrp/NBP35 family ATP-binding protein, with protein sequence MTTSTLDAAAILEALRPVQDPELRRSLVELNMIRDIRVEPGRVAFTLVLTTPACPLREFIVEECKAAIRQLAPIEAIDVTVTAETPRSPSLPNRQSIPGVRNIIAISSGKGGVGKTSVSVNVAVALAQSGARVGLLDADIYGPNVPLMLGLQDRSLVVQKREDGGEDIFPLENYGVKMVSMGLLVGRDQPVIWRGPMLNGVIRQFLYQVQWGELDYLIVDMPPGTGDAQLTLVQAVPLAGAVIVTTPQSVALLDSRKGLNMFRQLGVPILGIVENMSYFIPPDLPDRQYDIFGSEGGETTARELGVPLLGRIPLEIALRQGGDAGQPIVISQPESASAQALRQIAKTLAGRVSMLALGAG encoded by the coding sequence ATGACCACCTCCACCCTTGATGCTGCTGCCATCCTTGAAGCGTTGCGCCCTGTTCAAGATCCGGAGCTGCGCCGCAGCCTGGTGGAACTGAACATGATCCGGGATATTCGCGTCGAGCCTGGGCGAGTGGCCTTTACCCTGGTGCTGACCACGCCGGCCTGCCCTTTGCGAGAATTCATTGTCGAGGAGTGCAAAGCTGCCATCCGCCAGCTGGCCCCCATCGAAGCCATTGATGTTACGGTAACGGCAGAAACCCCCCGTTCCCCTTCCCTGCCGAATCGCCAGTCCATCCCCGGTGTGCGCAACATCATCGCCATTTCCAGCGGCAAGGGGGGAGTGGGCAAAACTTCGGTGTCGGTAAATGTGGCCGTGGCGCTGGCCCAAAGTGGAGCGCGGGTGGGGCTGCTGGATGCCGATATTTACGGTCCCAATGTGCCGCTGATGCTGGGCCTGCAGGATCGGTCTCTGGTTGTGCAAAAACGGGAAGATGGCGGCGAAGACATCTTCCCCTTGGAAAATTACGGCGTCAAGATGGTGTCGATGGGCCTCTTGGTGGGACGGGATCAGCCGGTGATCTGGCGGGGGCCAATGTTAAACGGGGTGATCCGGCAATTTCTCTATCAGGTGCAGTGGGGAGAGTTGGACTACTTGATTGTAGATATGCCCCCCGGCACCGGCGATGCCCAATTGACCCTAGTGCAGGCAGTGCCGCTGGCAGGAGCTGTGATCGTCACCACGCCACAATCGGTGGCCCTGCTGGACAGTCGCAAGGGCTTGAACATGTTTCGGCAGTTGGGGGTGCCCATCCTGGGTATTGTGGAAAACATGAGCTACTTCATCCCGCCCGACCTGCCGGATCGCCAGTACGATATTTTCGGCTCAGAAGGGGGAGAGACCACGGCCCGCGAGCTTGGTGTCCCGCTGCTGGGGCGGATCCCGTTGGAGATTGCCCTGCGCCAAGGGGGGGATGCGGGCCAGCCCATCGTCATCAGCCAGCCTGAGTCAGCCTCGGCCCAGGCGCTTCGGCAAATTGCCAAAACCTTGGCAGGCCGTGTTTCGATGCTGGCTTTGGGGGCAGGCTAG